The following are encoded in a window of Echeneis naucrates chromosome 19, fEcheNa1.1, whole genome shotgun sequence genomic DNA:
- the prr15lb gene encoding proline-rich protein 15-like protein B: protein MADQSWWKLTFSRKKKSESKVLYEIPAEYGINTGNKEHSGGNSPPPDHMDSQFNARLEKIVDKSATKGRHVKVSHSGRFKEKKKVRATLAENPNLFAEHNLSDENHKKKSDK, encoded by the coding sequence ATGGCTGACCAAAGCTGGTGGAAACTGACCTTCTCCCGCAAGAAGAAATCCGAATCCAAGGTTCTGTACGAGATCCCAGCCGAGTATGGCATCAACACCGGGAACAAGGAGCACTCAGGGGGCAACAGTCCGCCCCCGGACCACATGGACAGCCAGTTCAACGCCAGACTGGAGAAGATCGTGGACAAATCAGCCACCAAGGGCCGCCACGTCAAGGTCTCCCACTCCGGTCGCTtcaaggagaagaagaaagtcCGTGCCACTTTGGCTGAGAACCCAAATCTGTTTGCAGAGCACAACCTCAGTGACGAGAACCACAAAAAGAAGAGTGACAAATAA
- the cdk5rap3 gene encoding CDK5 regulatory subunit-associated protein 3 isoform X2, translating into MESIQNLPIDIQTSKLLDWLVDRRHCNVKWQSAVKVIREKINAAIQDMPENEEIKQLLSGSYIHYFHCLRIVEILKGTEASSKNIFGRYSSQRMKDWQEIVSLYEADNVYLAEVASLLSRNVSYEGPALRKQLAKAQQLQQELSRREVDCQSSAAHLREQYYAACKQYGITGENVPRELQALVKDLPAVLNEVGKDAAKLEEQIQLYSAFTNFVCESDPVLPMLTFAQKKGNTTFYEWRTGKVPTVVERAVVEDAAPDTTTEDAIDWGDFGQTTDSLGVNDAIKVEDGIDWGISLEPNAEDTSAGGIDWGDSEAAPIEIEVLDAGTDCPEGVARGDDALTILENSQSRCQFIDELMELEVFLTQRLSEMQAEGDVVSMSQFQLAPSVIQRQTPKHTREMLSVVQDLLGRLTTLRMQHLFMIMASPRYVERVSDVLRRKLKQADILVLKGISMVEKRQEALEEQSRLEPRVDLLAGCTRELQKLIEADISKRYHNRPVNLMGVSI; encoded by the exons atggag AGTATTCAAAATCTTCCCATCGATATCCAGACCAGCAAACTTCTGG ATTGGCTGGTGGATCGACGACACTGTAATGTGAAATGGCAAAGTGCAGTAAAAGTCATCAGAGAGAAGATCAACGCTGCCATCCAGGACATGCCAGAGAACGAGGAGATCAAGCAGCTTCTCTCTGGCTCCT ACATTCACTACTTTCACTGCTTGAGGATAGTGGAGATACTGAAGGGAACAGAGGCCTCGTCTAAGAACATTTTTGGCAGATATTCATCTCAGAGAATGAAG GACTGGCAGGAGATCGTGTCCCTTTATGAGGCAGATAATGTCTATTTGG CGGAGGTGGCCAGCTTGTTGAGTCGCAACGTGAGTTATGAAGGCCCGGCTCTGAGAAAGCAGCTGGCCAAAgcccagcagctgcagcaggagctgagCAGACGGGAGGTAGACTGCCAGAGCTCGGCTGCACATCTGAGGGAACAATATTATGCTGCCTGCAAACAGTATGGCATCACA GGAGAAAACGTGCCTCGTGAGCTTCAGGCTCTGGTGAAAGACTTGCCAGCGGTTCTCAATGAAGTCGGGAAGGATGCAGCAAAATTAGAGGAGCAAATTCAACTTTACTCTGCTTTCACAAACTTCGTATGTGA GTCTGATCCGGTCCTTCCTATGCTGACATTTGCCCAGAAAAAAGGCAACACAACATTTTATGAGTGGAGGACAGGGAAAGTCCCCACAGTTGTCGAGAGGGCAGTTGTCGAAGACGCAGCTCCCGATACCACCACAGAGGACGCA ATCGACTGGGGTGACTTTGGCCAAACAACCGACTCTCTGGGTGTTAATGATGCCATCAAAGTTGAGGATGGTATAGACTGGGGTATCAGTCTGGAGCCGAACGCTGAG GACACCAGTGCAGGTGGTATCGACTGGGGTGACAGTGAAGCTGCTCCCATAGAAATTGAAGTTTTAGATGCAGGCACAGACT GTCCTGAGGGAGTGGCAAGAGGTGACGATGCTTTGACTATACTGGAAAACTCTCAGTCACGCTGCCAGTTCATTGACGAGCTAATGGAG CTTGAAGTGTTTCTAACCCAGCGTCTAAGTGAGATGCAAGCTGAGGGGGATGTGGTGTCTATGAGCCAGTTCCAGCTGGCTCCTTCTGTCATCCAAAGACAGACCCCTAAGCACACCCGGGAGATGCTGTCTGTGGTGCAGGACCTTCTGGGCCGGCTCACGACTCTCCGGATGCAGCACCTCTTTATGATCATGGCCTCGCCACG GTATGTCGAGCGTGTGTCAGACGTGCTGAGACGGAAGTTGAAACAGGCTGATATTCTGGTGCTGAAAGGTATATCAATGGTGGAGAAAAGACAGGAAGCCCTAGAGGAGCAGTCAAGGCTGGAGCCTCGTGTCGACCTGCTGGCAGGATGCACCCGGGAACTCCAGAAACTG attgAAGCTGACATTTCAAAGAGATACCACAACAGACCTGTCAACCTGATGGGGGTTAGCATATAA
- the pnpo gene encoding pyridoxine-5'-phosphate oxidase, which translates to MRRKLSVDFCRLVTFFGRNLRPAAVSRTAGQRSAFSPRFCRKSTTCRSTMDLSDMRKKYKGDEECFEESQLVSLDPIKQFGNWFDEATKCPEIGEANAMCIATATKDGRPSARMVLLKGYSNEGFRFFTNYESRKGSELGSNPYACLVFYWEPLNRQIRIEGNVERIPHQTSCEYFQSRPKSSQIGAVVSRQSTPVPNRDYLRQKNAELEEKYKEADVPMPDYWGGYIVRPYLIEFWQGQTNRLHDRIVFSKPKDGESELEEFQHQAEGGWVYQRLAP; encoded by the exons ATGAGGCGCAAACTCAGTGTGGATTTCTGCAGATTAGTCACTTTTTTTGGGAGAAATCTCCGTCCAGCTGCTGTGTCCCGGACTGCGGGCCAACGAAGCGCCTTCTCACCGCGTTTCTGCAGGAAATCAACGACCTGCAGGTCAACAATGGACCTGAGCGACATGAGGAAGAAATACAAAGGAGACGAGGAG TGCTTTGAAGAGAGTCAACTTGTGTCCCTGGATCCAATCAAGCAGTTTGGAAACTGGTTCGACGAAGCCACAAAGTGCCCAGAAATCGGAGAGGCCAACGCCATGTGCATCGCCACTGCCACCAA GGACGGACGCCCGTCTGCCCGAATGGTCCTCCTGAAAGGTTACAGCAACGAAGGTTTCCGCTTCTTTACGAACTATGAGAGCAGAAAGGGTTCAGAGCTG GGGAGCAATCCGTACGCATGTCTGGTCTTCTACTGGGAACCGTTAAACAGACAG aTCCGCATTGAGGGCAACGTGGAGCGGATCCCCCACCAGACCTCCTGTGAATACTTCCAGTCCCGACCGAAGAGCAGCCAGATCGGGGCCGTCGTGAGTCGACAGAGCACTCCTGTTCCCAACAGAGAC TATCTCAGGCAGAAAAATGCAGAACTGGAGGAGAAATACAAGGAAGCAGACGTGCCGATGCCCGACTACTG GGGCGGCTACATCGTGAGGCCTTATTTGATCGAGTTCTGGCAGGGACAGACCAACAGACTGCACGACCGCATCGTCTTCTCCAAACCGAAGGATGGCGAGTCGGAGCTGGAAGAGTTTCAGCATCAAGCTGAGGGCGGCTGGGTTTACCAGCGACTGGCCCCTTGA
- the cdk5rap3 gene encoding CDK5 regulatory subunit-associated protein 3 isoform X1 produces the protein MESIQNLPIDIQTSKLLDWLVDRRHCNVKWQSAVKVIREKINAAIQDMPENEEIKQLLSGSYIHYFHCLRIVEILKGTEASSKNIFGRYSSQRMKDWQEIVSLYEADNVYLAEVASLLSRNVSYEGPALRKQLAKAQQLQQELSRREVDCQSSAAHLREQYYAACKQYGITGENVPRELQALVKDLPAVLNEVGKDAAKLEEQIQLYSAFTNFVCEWSDPVLPMLTFAQKKGNTTFYEWRTGKVPTVVERAVVEDAAPDTTTEDAIDWGDFGQTTDSLGVNDAIKVEDGIDWGISLEPNAEDTSAGGIDWGDSEAAPIEIEVLDAGTDCPEGVARGDDALTILENSQSRCQFIDELMELEVFLTQRLSEMQAEGDVVSMSQFQLAPSVIQRQTPKHTREMLSVVQDLLGRLTTLRMQHLFMIMASPRYVERVSDVLRRKLKQADILVLKGISMVEKRQEALEEQSRLEPRVDLLAGCTRELQKLIEADISKRYHNRPVNLMGVSI, from the exons atggag AGTATTCAAAATCTTCCCATCGATATCCAGACCAGCAAACTTCTGG ATTGGCTGGTGGATCGACGACACTGTAATGTGAAATGGCAAAGTGCAGTAAAAGTCATCAGAGAGAAGATCAACGCTGCCATCCAGGACATGCCAGAGAACGAGGAGATCAAGCAGCTTCTCTCTGGCTCCT ACATTCACTACTTTCACTGCTTGAGGATAGTGGAGATACTGAAGGGAACAGAGGCCTCGTCTAAGAACATTTTTGGCAGATATTCATCTCAGAGAATGAAG GACTGGCAGGAGATCGTGTCCCTTTATGAGGCAGATAATGTCTATTTGG CGGAGGTGGCCAGCTTGTTGAGTCGCAACGTGAGTTATGAAGGCCCGGCTCTGAGAAAGCAGCTGGCCAAAgcccagcagctgcagcaggagctgagCAGACGGGAGGTAGACTGCCAGAGCTCGGCTGCACATCTGAGGGAACAATATTATGCTGCCTGCAAACAGTATGGCATCACA GGAGAAAACGTGCCTCGTGAGCTTCAGGCTCTGGTGAAAGACTTGCCAGCGGTTCTCAATGAAGTCGGGAAGGATGCAGCAAAATTAGAGGAGCAAATTCAACTTTACTCTGCTTTCACAAACTTCGTATGTGAGTG GTCTGATCCGGTCCTTCCTATGCTGACATTTGCCCAGAAAAAAGGCAACACAACATTTTATGAGTGGAGGACAGGGAAAGTCCCCACAGTTGTCGAGAGGGCAGTTGTCGAAGACGCAGCTCCCGATACCACCACAGAGGACGCA ATCGACTGGGGTGACTTTGGCCAAACAACCGACTCTCTGGGTGTTAATGATGCCATCAAAGTTGAGGATGGTATAGACTGGGGTATCAGTCTGGAGCCGAACGCTGAG GACACCAGTGCAGGTGGTATCGACTGGGGTGACAGTGAAGCTGCTCCCATAGAAATTGAAGTTTTAGATGCAGGCACAGACT GTCCTGAGGGAGTGGCAAGAGGTGACGATGCTTTGACTATACTGGAAAACTCTCAGTCACGCTGCCAGTTCATTGACGAGCTAATGGAG CTTGAAGTGTTTCTAACCCAGCGTCTAAGTGAGATGCAAGCTGAGGGGGATGTGGTGTCTATGAGCCAGTTCCAGCTGGCTCCTTCTGTCATCCAAAGACAGACCCCTAAGCACACCCGGGAGATGCTGTCTGTGGTGCAGGACCTTCTGGGCCGGCTCACGACTCTCCGGATGCAGCACCTCTTTATGATCATGGCCTCGCCACG GTATGTCGAGCGTGTGTCAGACGTGCTGAGACGGAAGTTGAAACAGGCTGATATTCTGGTGCTGAAAGGTATATCAATGGTGGAGAAAAGACAGGAAGCCCTAGAGGAGCAGTCAAGGCTGGAGCCTCGTGTCGACCTGCTGGCAGGATGCACCCGGGAACTCCAGAAACTG attgAAGCTGACATTTCAAAGAGATACCACAACAGACCTGTCAACCTGATGGGGGTTAGCATATAA
- the osbpl7 gene encoding oxysterol-binding protein-related protein 7 yields the protein MDSHGSSLNRSQSLASGLEKTSPTWHKPSHSRSSSTVSSRHSRQMIKDWEVIDDFPVEMHSGGDNPPDMTTPGICEGYLLKRRKWPLKGWHKRYFVLEAGILRYCKNQQDVSRGRVQGSLDVSLSVMSINKKSNRIDLDAGDILYHMKAKNHELFYIWVTKLQAHRFFKKNEAAHLHGGLVQTLPHSAAAGQAQRNGDLSSAGGSDLPAANTAVNHKVSAWLRQSHDPDACVQELNRCHLDLSELNRLIQRLQALEVGQAFTNGDLQRIISIQNLSLEKPKKPKSGKMWGHSRTLSRVEALGMLSSSHLHSSSHLGASVPSIPDYVYSQLSPPPATSPEGKKIQQDICAMSLRVLASLKMVHETLSQERQKLQEVWDSNNIHQSNALAEPAAGRHSSNGPPSVADSAAEYFDASDDILCGSSSEVSEESGLSDGSTTNSEPEEGHASATRKYRASISRTPNSVVPKSRGRRTLPAHCPDNSHVGLMAILYNNIGKDLARVSMPAALNEPVNLLQRLCEELEYSELLDTANSTTDPYQRMVYIAAFAISGYSTATFRNRYKPFNPVLGETYECVREDRGFRFISEQVCHHPPISACHADSDSFTFWQDQRWKNKFWGKSLEILPTGMVNVTLPRYGDHYEWNKVVTCIHNVLSQQRYLEHYGEVTIRNLKSNVCTCKITFVKSRYWGSDTNKNEVQGTVLDQSGSVIHRFGGLWHEGIFCDTLPTPKCVWKPNPQPKDYLLYYGFSTFAMELNELTPDLRPLLPLTDSRLRPDQRMLEEGKVEEADLKKDEIEGIQRERRKELGKKGEEHAPRFFKKAKDSCGRDVWLANGTYWKLRENPGFAHTENIKLW from the exons ATGGACTCTCACGGCTCCTCGCTCAATCGCAGCCAGTCGCTGGCCAGCGGCCTGGAGAAAACCTCCCCCACGTGGCACAAACCGTCCCACTCCCGGAGCAGCAGCACCGTGTCGTCCCGCCACTCCAGACAG ATGATCAAAGATTGGGAAGTGATTGATGACTTTCCTGTAGAGATGCACTCAGGAGGAGACAACCCTCCGGACATGACCACCCCGGGCATCTGTGAGGGGTAtctgctgaagaggaggaagtggccGCTTAAAGGTTGGCACAAG CGCTACTTTGTCTTGGAAGCTGGGATCCTGCGCTACTGCAAAAATCAACAAGAT GTCTCCAGAGGACGAGTCCAGGGCTCCCTCGACGTGAGCCTCTCTGTCATGTCCATAAATAAGAAGTCCAACCGCATTGACTTGGATGCCGGGGACATCCTCTATCACATGAAG GCAAAGAACCACGAACTCTTCTACATCTGGGTGACCAAGCTCCAAGCACACCGCTTCTTCAAGAAGAACGAGGCTGCTCATCTTCACGGCGGCCTCGTCCAGACTCTGCCCCACAGTGCTGCAGCCGGCCAGGCTCAGAGAAACGGAGACCTG AGCTCTGCTGGGGGGTCAGATCTGCCTGCAGCCAACACCGCTGTGAACCACAAAGTGTCTGCCTGGCTGCGGCAGAGCCACGACCCGGATGCCTGCGTCCAAG AGCTGAACCGATGCCACTTGGACCTCTCTGAGCTGAACCGCTTGATCCAGAGGCTGCAGGCGCTGGAGGTGGGCCAGGCGTTCACTAACGGAGACCTGCAGCGGATCATCAGCATCCAG AATCTGTCGCTTGAGAAGCCGAAGAAGCCAAAGTCGGGGAAGATGTGGGGCCACTCTCGGACATTGTCCAGAGTGGAGGCCCTGGGAATG CTGTCCTCCAGCCACCTGCACAGCTCGTCTCACCTCGGTGCATCCGTCCCGTCCATCCCTGACTATGTCTACTCTCAGCTGtcccctcctcctgccacaTCGCCGGAGGGCAAAAAAATCCAGCAGGACATCTGCGCCATGTCGCTACGAG TGCTCGCCTCCCTGAAGATGGTTCACGAGACTCTGTCCCAGGAGAGGCAGAAACTGCAGGAAGTCTGGGACTCCAACAACATCCACCAGTCCAATGCGTTAGCCGAG CCCGCAGCAGGACGCCACTCATCAAACGGGCCCCCTTCAGTGGCAGACTCAGCGGCGGAGTACTTCGACGCCAGCGACGACATCCTCTGTGGCAGCTCCTCCGAGGTGTCTGAAGAGTCAGGCCTCAGTGACGGAAGCACCACCAACTCGGAGCCTGAGGAAGGACACG CCTCGGCCACCAGGAAGTACCGTGCGAGCATCTCCAGGACTCCGAACAGTGTCGTCCCGAAGAGCAGGGGCCGCCGCACTCTTCCCGCTCACTGTCCCGACAACAGCCACGTGGGCCTCATGGCTATTCTCTACAACAACATAG gtaaAGACTTGGCCCGGGTGTCCATGCCTGCTGCTCTCAACGAGCCTGTGAACCTTCTGCAGCGGCTGTGTGAGGAGCTGGAGTACAGCGAGCTGCTGGACACCGCCAACAGCACGACGGACCCCTACCAGAGGATG GTTTATATTGCTGCCTTTGCCATCTCCGGTTACTCCACAGCAACGTTCAGAAACCGCTACAAGCCCTTCAACCCGGTGCTGGGGGAGACGTACGAGTGCGTCAGAGAGGACCGGGGCTTCCGCTTCATCAGCGAGCAG gTCTGCCACCATCCGCCCATCTCTGCCTGCCACGCAGACTCAGACAGCTTCACTTTTTGGCAAG ACCAACgatggaaaaacaaattctGGGGGAAGTCCCTGGAGATCCTGCCCACAGGAATGGTGAACGTGACTCTGCCGAG GTACGGCGATCACTACGAGTGGAACAAAGTGGTGACCTGCATCCATAACGTGCTGAGTCAGCAGCGGTACCTGGAGCACTACGGCGAGGTCACCATCAGGAACCTGAAGAGCAACGTCTGCACCTGCAAGATCACCTTCGTCAAG TCTCGTTATTGGGGCTCAGACACAAATAAGAACGAGGTGCAGGGCACGGTGCTGGACCAGAGCGGGAGCGTCATCCACCGCTTCGGCGGCCTGTGGCATGAAGGCATCTTCTGCGACACTCTGCCGACCCCCAAGTGTGTCTGGAAGCCGA ATCCCCAACCAAAGGATTATCTGCTCTACTACGGCTTCTCCACCTTCGCCATGGAGCTGAATGAACTCACCCCGGACCTGAGGCCTCTCCTGCCGCTGACCGACTCCCGTCTGCGCCCGGACCAAAG AATGCTGGAAGAGGGAAAGGTGGAAGAAGCCGACCTGAAGAAAGACGAGATCGAGGGAATTCAGAGAGAACGGAGGAAAGAGCTCGGCAAAAAGGGAGAAGAGCACGCTCCTCGCTTTTTCAA GAAAGCCAAAGACTCCTGTGGACGGGACGTGTGGTTGGCCAACGGGACGTACTGGAAGCTCAGGGAGAATCCAGGCTTTGCtcacactgaaaacataaaactgtgGTGA
- the mrpl10 gene encoding large ribosomal subunit protein uL10m gives MAATLCVKLLPKQGWLPLTQTVRHGSKAVTRHRKPVHIIRQKLLAVTEYIPPTRAVPPGAYPSKHEELQQETGLMLLMKRELTSLFQDCKMVAVVQNNGSKSEDMMNLKHRLHKHGILVKFFPNQVMKTFLKGSIYCNMAPLFIGPTVLLVSKDPKVRELLMTLRSSPQMTLLGGCVENTLLSVEGLVSYSKMPSLIVAQGQLVSGLTMLTSHTASMLQHHPAHLSALLQQYVKQQSPDSKEHKAEEAT, from the exons ATGGCGGCGACCTTGTGTGTGAAACTGCTGCCCAAACAGG gaTGGCTTCCTTTGACTCAGACGGTCCGACACGGCTCCAAGGCGGTGACCCGCCACAGGAAGCCGGTCCACATCATCAGGCAGAAGCTCCTGGCCGTTACAGAGTACATTCCTCCCACACGGGCCGTTCCTCCGGGCGCCTATCCGTCCAAACACGAAGAGCTCCAGCAG GAAACTGGTTTGATGCTTCTCATGAAGAGGGAGTTGACGAGCTTGTTTCAGGACTGTAAAATGGTCGCCGTGGTCCAGAATAACGGCAGCAAATCTGAAGACATGATGAATCTCAAGCACCGACTCCATAAACATGGCATTTTGGTCAAGTTCTTCCCCAATCAG GTGATGAAGACGTTCCTTAAAGGCAGTATTTATTGCAACATGGCTCCCCTGTTCATCGGCCCAACGGTCCTGCTTGTTAGTAAAGATCCAAAGGTGAGGGAGCTGCTGATGACATTGAGGTCCAGCCCACAGATGACGCTCTTGG GAGGCTGTGTAGAGAACACACTGCTGAGTGTGGAAGGGCTAGTGAGCTACTCCAAAATGCCATCACTCATTGTGGCCCAGGGTCAGCTGGTCAGTGGGCTGACGATGCTCACCTCCCACACTGCTTCCATGCTGCAGCATCACCCGGCTCACCTGTCGGCGCTGCTCCAGCAATACGTCAAACAGCAGAGCCCGGACAGCAAAGAGCATAAAGCCGAGGAGGCCACGTAG